A window of Periophthalmus magnuspinnatus isolate fPerMag1 chromosome 21, fPerMag1.2.pri, whole genome shotgun sequence genomic DNA:
GGACACACTGGGTAGCCTACATTATAGTCTTCATGTGAACCATGGTACCTTGGCTAAACCCCTGGATCCCAGAATAACAAATCAGTAcagctaaatatttattgttatttatattaCATGGCAACAGAGGGCTAGATTTGCCAGTGATGCATTCACAGTTTATTGCTCGTGGGAATGTCCATTAACCAACTggttacatatatttttatgtagtaAAATTATGTAGCGCAAATGCATATAGCAAAGGGTTTGTGCACAAATCTGTGAATGGGCACTTTGCTCTGTAGTATAGGAGCACGTGACCCACATCTGCTTTCCTGTTAGAACTGTTATGATAACAGGCGTTATGACAAATATTAATTGACACACATCATATTATGGGGAATACaggactgttttttgtttgtcaaTGCAGCATGGACTCTGGAATGCACAGAAGAGCTCCTGAGAAAACACCTATTCAAATCCTTCATGAGTATGGCACAAAAACTGGCAACCTGCCCGTATACCTTCTGGAGAAGTCTGAAGGAGAAGCTCACCAGCCCAGCTTTGTGTTTAGTGTACAGATCGGAGATGTGAACTGCACTGGTATGTGTGAGGTCACAGTTTCCATTTACTAATTCTTAATGCGCTCCTAACAACTTTTAACAGTCAAGCAATGGCCATCAAAacctgttttacattttattaagttTCAGTATTATATTAGAGCTTTTGCTTAGGTTTTTTCTTACTTAGCTTTTTACATTTGAGATTGCTGCTAACATTGAACTGAagagcacttttttttttttttccaaggtgCACTTCTGTCTGGTAAACTTGAATGGCTTTGTATTTTTGGTTAAAAGGATGATGCATATGATTTGTGTCTATTATTTCAGGCCAAGGCTCCAGTAAGAAGGCTGCAAAACATCAGGCTGCGGAGGCTGCTCTAAAAGTCCTTCAAATTGAGGGTGGAGCACAGTGAGTACAGGCTCCTAACAACttttatcaaaataaatgtattgatgCATGCTCATAACTACTACCTTTTATGTGAATATAAAAAGTAATGTAGTTGGCTAGTAATGTATGATTTTGCGTGTGTTTGGGCCTGATTTAAGTGCAGGGTCAGCAGCAGACATAAACTTAAACAGCCTGGAGGGCTGCTCTGAATGCAGATCTGTTGCAGCTGTAGTAACTGCTTTGATGTGATTCTCAACAGGAAGGTCCCTGTGAAGTCTGAGACCAATGGTGTggcagcagacacaagcaacTCAGTGGGAAAGCTACAGGTGTCCTGACAGCTTTGTCATCTGCACAAACAAGACATGTCCATTATGAATTGACGACAGTGcattataaaattaaactaACATCACTTTTTCAAAATCTGCACTATTTACTTATTATCTGCTAAAATGACCTAAACCTTCTAGGCTAGtttttataaacatttttgGTTGCATAGATTGTCTGATAACTGTCTGTAATAATTCAACATTTTGaatctgatgtttttgtttctctgtAGGAGATTGCTTTACAGAGAGGGTGGCGTCTGCCTGAGTACACAGTTATGATGGAGGCCGGCCCTCCTCACAAAAGAGAGTTCACAGTAACTTGCCGAATGGAGTCCTTAACTGAGAAAGGTACATTTTAAGCTTCTTTAAAGACTATGACAATCCATGCTAATCTTCCTTAATTAAACCCTATTAATTAGCGGTGGGGCACACTAAGAAAGCTGCAAAAAAGGCTGCTGCAGAGAAACTAGTGGCAAAGCTACAGAGTCTCTCTGATGGTTCTGAAATAACATGGGTATGACACATATTTTCTGGCCTTCTCACACTGTGAGGTGAGGTTTTATGACCTGAATGTTTCATCTTTCAGACACTTAAATCAAGCGTTCGACTGGAGAACTTGCGCAACTCGACGTCTGAAAAAATCTCTCTATTAAGAAGAAACCCACTAAGCATTCCCAACACAGATTACATTCAGATGATGCTGGACCTTTCCAAAGAACAAGGCTTTGAAGTCACATATTTTGATATTGGTAAGAGACGACACCGCTCAAGTAAAGAATGTAAGAACTCTGAAACATTAGATATCTGTTAATCATTAAGGACGTAAACAGCCTTTTGCTATTGCAAGGCTCCAACAAAAATGAGTTGGGTTAAATGCAAACTGTGCCAATTATTTGGTGAAATCAAATTCTAACAACAGCAACAATGAATTTGTCAAAAATGGTCTCCAATGGATGTAACTTCAGATGGTATTAAAGTCATGAATTTCTTACAGATGAACTAACTGTGAATGGCCAGTATCAGTGTTTGGCAGAGCTGTCCACCTCCCCAGTCACTGTATGTCACGGCACAGGTATTTCCTGCAGCAACGCGCACAATGACGCAGCCCACAATGCACTTCAGTACATCAAGATTATGGCCTCCTCAAAGTGAAGCCtcttgtatatgtatgtatcaGGTGCTTTTTCCGCTCCAGTCCTCAGCAAACATCACAGTGAAGGCATTATCATGACGATCAATGTTGACTATAGCAGctgttgttacatttttatcatgtttcaGATAAGTTTGAATATATTCTtctgtgcatttatttaaacatttagtgaagcaataaaataaataatgtgttcCAATTTGGACTTTCTTGCTAACATTTTAGAACTGGCTGAATTTAGAAAGTGTACatactttaaatgtagtgatgtataacactttatttttagtgaCTCTTCAATGTTATTAATTTATTGGTTTTATactcattgtttttttgttttatatatatatatatatatatatatatatatatatatatatatatataaaaatgataattGCCGTGCTGTGTTTTGATGGCCACCAGCTTTTTAGGTAATAAGTGTGCTTACACTCTTCAATTCCTTCCAAGCAGTACACAAATAATGCAGCTATTGATGATGCATCAAACATCTGGTCCATTTTCCCTTTGTGCTGTTTTGTAAACTAAAGATTTTTATGCTGTATACTGTTCAGCAGTGGTGGTCAAAGTATTCAATTTCATTTCTTAAGTTAAAGTAAAGATACAGAACAATCTAGTATTTGCTGTAGAAATTACTTCAGTATtaaaagtactgcagtattGCAACTTCAAAAGCAATAAAATACAGTAGGCTATTTTTTGATACAAGTTGTAAACTCTATTTGGTCTTATATGTCTGTCATGgagcatatttatttttcaaatgtagtggaTTAAAATAATACGTACTCAATAGAAACTTCACTACATTACATGCACTTCTTTTAGAGTGAACCATaaactgtgtgaagaagtggaCCAAGGGAGTGTGACACCTCCTGTTGTTCCGGAAGTAAattgttcattcatttttcccatggactttctgaaaagtaaataaataaataaaaatttaagtTTACAAGCTGGCTTTgggctaatcagctatgtggtaactaatgaccacaagacctgtattttgatttaaaatctgtttctaaaatgttattaaattatttagGTGAATCTTTagttttaattgtgttttttggacAACTGCAGTATGGATACTAGTTaccatgtagctggttagcctctgtgaTGTTGGGAGCACCTGATTTGGCTGTTATTCAtcctgatttatggacaaaataggaAAATACAAAGACCAGGATCATGCGGAGCGGGTTATAAcaaacaatttaagaccaaaaagatgaGTCTGACAGTGCCATttacggagagagaggggtgacggtttttcaatagaaagttaattggagTCAATGCAGTCGACGCCCGTGCTCTCTTCATATTTGGAaccagctagcaggttaactatgtccatttatatatacagtctagtaTATATAGTCTATATCAGTTGGCTCATATATCGGGCCGATATTTAGGGTATCGGCTCTCGACCTTAAATTCCCAGTACAGgcctatattttattttagctgaCCTGCTGCCCAAAgagtacacacaaagctttattttaacacttacaGGTTGAATGatacattttactaaaacacagttaagagattatatttaattataataattataatatttaagATGTTACTTTTTTACCTGTTTGGTCATTTTTcaggtttaaaattttacttcctgtttggaaatcatgacatcacgctAGGGAATTCCATAACTTTTAGCTAGCAACCAGTTTTACACTGGGCCAACACTCCtctaatgtacacagaaattattttacaaatacaaatataggAAAACACTGTTATTTTGTTAGAATAGTATTTAAAATATCAGTGTGATGTTATCAATATGGAACTCTCTAAAGTAGAACTCTCAACTTCCTGTaaattgcttcttgattggtgtcaaactttaatctatatttacaacaggttttATCCCATCGAATTAAGCCAAAATTAGAGAATCATCAAAACTCGTCATATGGACCTTAATGCAAATGGATAACTGATCAATATGCTACTACTCAGCTCTCTTAAGTCTGTGGTAACAAAGGGATTGTTGGTGAGtttgttgtaaataaaaattacataatttggtgAAATAATCAAAACCGGCCctacatattggcccaaaaacGTTGGCAGAGGTTATCGGCAATCAGCagctctggattctaaataatCCCAATCGGCCATGGCAAAACCCATATTGGTCCATCTTTGACCACCTCTGCTGTTCTGAAATGACTTGCGAAATTAGTGCAGTTTGTTGTTCTTCACTTGTATTTCTGTCTCACAGTTTAGTTAAACAAATTGTCAATTATCAGTATGTTGTAGGTCCtctaattaaaacaataaatgacCAAATGGAaccatgtgtgttgtgtttaaaaataactgACTGCTAAATTCTTATGTAATGGAGAGACCAAATCTCATAATTGTAACTAGTTCTCTGATTAGTAACTTAACTAATATACAACCACAAAGTATAATGACCGAGAGACATGAtttgttttccagttttattagAACAAGCACTATGTAGCAGCAGTGTACAGTGTTTATGGAAAGATATGTTCTTGTTTAAATTGCACTTCAGAAGGTACCCATTTGAAAGATTAGAAATGAACGGATCTGACATAGTGGTTTTTTCTGAAACATCTGCAATGACAACTTCAATTCTGAAAAAAAGTTTTCATAAGGCATCCGCGACATTCATTCATTGGCAGGCTGTGTAATCTAGACATGCAGCTAGAACAATGGGTGACACCTACCCCTaaaaacatttagttttttttttttcaatgataaGTTAAGATCCTTTCATCCTAAAATTATTCAATCCCAGactaaaatctttttttttgttataaatttGTAATCTAAAGCTCTtgtatttacagttttaatgGTTATGGTTGAAAAAGCAGGAGAATAAGAGGTCATCTCATAAAATCTGCAAGCACTTTAAGTTGGTTGCATATTCTAACCACCGGAGATGACTCAATATGAC
This region includes:
- the prkra gene encoding interferon-inducible double-stranded RNA-dependent protein kinase activator A homolog, producing MSQEQCPLNIPADTSMDSGMHRRAPEKTPIQILHEYGTKTGNLPVYLLEKSEGEAHQPSFVFSVQIGDVNCTGQGSSKKAAKHQAAEAALKVLQIEGGAQKVPVKSETNGVAADTSNSVGKLQEIALQRGWRLPEYTVMMEAGPPHKREFTVTCRMESLTEKAVGHTKKAAKKAAAEKLVAKLQSLSDGSEITWTLKSSVRLENLRNSTSEKISLLRRNPLSIPNTDYIQMMLDLSKEQGFEVTYFDIDELTVNGQYQCLAELSTSPVTVCHGTGISCSNAHNDAAHNALQYIKIMASSK